One window of Strigops habroptila isolate Jane chromosome Z, bStrHab1.2.pri, whole genome shotgun sequence genomic DNA carries:
- the LOC115600699 gene encoding transmembrane emp24 domain-containing protein 7 encodes MLLWGSRAAGPRARLPLLFLLALAACAARASEITFELPDNAKQCFYEEIAQGTKCTLEFQVITGGHYDVDCRLEDPDGIVLYKEMKKQYDSFTFTASRNGTYKFCFSNEFSTFTHKTVYFDFQVGEDPPLFPSENRVTALTQMESACVSIHEALKSVIDYQTHFRLREAQGRSRAEDLNTRVAYWSIGEAIILLVVSVGQVFLLKSFFSDKRTTTTRVGS; translated from the exons atgctgctgtggggctcCCGGGCCGCGGGGCCGCGGGCCCGCCTGCCGCTCTTGTTTCTGTTAGCGCTGGCGGCCTGCGCGGCGCGGGCCTCCGAGATCACGTTCGAGCTGCCCGACAATGCCAAGCAGTGCTTCTACGAGGAGATCGCCCAGGGCACCAAGTGCACCCTCGAGTTCCAG GTGATCACTGGAGGTCATTATGATGTTGACTGTCGGTTGGAAGATCCTGATGGCATTGTGTTGTacaaagagatgaagaaacaaTATGATAGCTTCACATTTACTGCATCCAGAAATGGAACGTATAAGTTCTGCTTCAGCAACGAATTCTCTACTTTCACACACAAAACTGTGTACTTTGATTTCCAGGTTGGAGAAGATCCACCACTGTTTCCTAGTGAGAACAGAGTAACTGCACTTACCCAG atGGAGTCTGCGTGTGTTTCAATTCATGAAGCTTTGAAGTCTGTCATCGATTATCAGACTCACTTCCGCTTGAGGGAAGCGCAGGGCcgcagcagagcagaggattTAAACACAAGGGTGGCCTACTGGTCAATAGGGGAAGCAATCATTCTTCTTGTCGTTAGTGTTGGGCAGGTATTTCTCCTCAAAAGCTTCTTCTCAGATAAAAGAACCACAACAACCCGTGTTGGATCATAA